In the genome of Pyrobaculum islandicum DSM 4184, the window AAGATAGAGCTGCCCCACGTCTCCACCCCCCAGACATTGGTAGAGAGCCTTAACCGCCTTCTCCGCGGCTTGATGCGCGGCGAAACACGCCTACTCGTAGTCTCCAAACTCTAGAGACCTCCTCGCGTGCTTCAGGTCGCGGAGGGCTTGCCTAAACCAGTCACGCGCCCTAGAGACCACACAGCTGCGTGCACACCGCTTTTTCAAAATCTTGTCGCTGTGTACAAACATCGACGAGTTGCCTCCGAACCTGCAAATAGACGGAAAGCTATTGCAACTCCTCAGCGTTCCTCACCCCCAGCTCTCTATACACGGAGCGCTTTATCCTCCCACCTCGACCAAGCCCCATGCAGAAGAGCCACTTCCCCAGCTCCACAACTCCTTAGAATTTGTAGACGTCAACCTAAATCGATGGTCGCGGTGTCAGAGATGGCGGCCTCCGGAGTCGTCGGCAGGATGGATCTCGCCCCGAAAGGCTTATATAGGGGGGTGGCGGATTGAATGTGGCTGAGAACTTGATTGCGGCCGTTCTGGGCAAGGCCGCCGAGGAGGCCCTAGAGACCGCTGTGCAGGCCTATCTGCAGAAGAAGATCTCGAGGGAGGACTTCCAGACGGCCCTCCTCCTCGTCATCGTCAAGATGATGGGCGACATGAATAAAAAGTTGGACGACACGAACAAAAAGCTAGATGATGTAGATAGAAAGCTGGACAACATCGGGAAAGACCTCGCAGAGGTCAAACAGATACTCGCCGCTCTAAACGAGAATGTGGCCCAGACCTATGAAGAGCTGGCGAAACTCATGGCCAACCTAATGAGGAGGAGCGTCCGGATATAGCGTCTCGGGCTCAACATCCGACGAGAAGGCGGCGGCCAGCAGACGCTATACGAAACACCGCACAGCGGTCTATGACGCCGTTTACGCAACGGTCAAGCAACTATTTTCCAACATCCACTCTCTGGGCGGGTCCGCGTTGTTGAAAGCGGCCGTCCGTAGCTGTGCGCAGTTGACCGCTATGC includes:
- a CDS encoding HEPN domain-containing protein; translated protein: MVSRARDWFRQALRDLKHARRSLEFGDYE